Proteins encoded within one genomic window of Sphingomonas sp. NBWT7:
- a CDS encoding efflux RND transporter periplasmic adaptor subunit, translating to MATTDLDDFLGVKPQPAWRRWIKWPAIALGVILLVLLGMRLFGSSAETGYATAPVRRGDLTVTVSATGKLAPTNQVTVGSQLSGLVTRVVVDVNDRVVAGQPLALIDPEQIDDQIRAGEAQLAANVAQVNQARATVSEAQAQLARLQEVYRLSNGRVPSKTELQTGQANAQRAVAAQRVAEANVSAARANLAQSQTQRQRAIIRSPVNGVVLARQVDPGQTVAASFNTPTLFVIAEDLSQMKLEVAIDEADVGAVKQGQKASFAVDAFPGRTFPATITRVDLGSNLTASTASASSSGTASTTASTGQVVSYAADLTVANPTMELRPGMTATADIVTSDKKNVLLVPNAAFRFAPTAAGDGGQGGIAGSLTFRPRRGNCAERQVTVGRGAQQTVYVKGEDGQPRAIQVTTGDTNGSVTEVLSGGLKPGMQVITGQLAGGDEGAAPRGGGQRRQRQGGGGGGGGA from the coding sequence ATGGCGACGACGGACCTCGACGATTTCCTTGGCGTGAAGCCGCAGCCCGCGTGGCGGCGCTGGATCAAATGGCCAGCGATCGCGCTCGGCGTCATCCTGCTCGTGCTGCTCGGCATGCGCCTGTTCGGTTCGAGCGCGGAGACGGGATACGCCACCGCGCCGGTGCGGCGGGGCGATCTGACCGTCACCGTTTCCGCGACGGGCAAGCTCGCGCCGACCAACCAGGTAACGGTGGGTTCGCAATTGTCGGGGCTTGTCACGCGTGTCGTCGTCGACGTCAACGACCGCGTCGTCGCCGGCCAGCCGCTCGCGCTGATTGATCCCGAGCAGATCGACGATCAGATTCGCGCCGGCGAGGCGCAGCTCGCCGCCAATGTCGCGCAGGTCAACCAGGCGCGCGCCACGGTGTCCGAAGCGCAGGCGCAGCTCGCGCGGTTGCAGGAGGTTTACCGGCTGTCGAACGGCCGCGTGCCCTCGAAGACCGAGCTGCAGACCGGTCAGGCCAATGCGCAGCGCGCGGTCGCCGCACAGCGCGTCGCGGAGGCCAATGTCTCCGCCGCGCGCGCCAATCTCGCGCAGAGTCAGACGCAGCGCCAGCGCGCGATCATCCGCTCGCCCGTCAACGGCGTCGTGCTCGCGCGGCAGGTCGATCCCGGTCAGACGGTCGCCGCCTCGTTCAACACGCCGACGCTGTTCGTCATCGCCGAGGATCTGAGCCAGATGAAGCTCGAGGTCGCGATCGACGAGGCGGATGTCGGCGCGGTGAAGCAGGGGCAGAAGGCGAGCTTCGCCGTCGATGCCTTTCCCGGCCGCACCTTCCCGGCGACGATCACCCGCGTCGATCTGGGTTCGAACCTGACCGCCAGCACGGCGAGCGCATCGAGCAGCGGCACGGCGAGCACGACGGCGAGCACCGGGCAGGTCGTCTCCTATGCTGCCGATCTCACCGTCGCGAACCCGACGATGGAGCTGCGCCCGGGGATGACGGCCACCGCGGATATTGTCACCAGCGACAAGAAGAACGTGCTGCTCGTGCCCAATGCGGCGTTCCGCTTCGCGCCGACCGCGGCGGGCGACGGCGGGCAGGGCGGCATCGCCGGCTCGCTCACCTTCCGTCCGCGCCGCGGCAATTGCGCCGAGCGCCAGGTGACGGTGGGCCGCGGCGCGCAGCAGACCGTGTACGTCAAGGGCGAGGACGGCCAGCCGCGCGCGATCCAGGTGACGACCGGCGATACCAACGGCAGCGTGACGGAAGTGCTGTCGGGCGGGCTCAAGCCAGGCATGCAGGTCATCACCGGGCAGCTGGCGGGCGGTGACGAGGGCGCGGCGCCGCGCGGCGGCGGC